The following proteins are encoded in a genomic region of Streptomyces sp. SLBN-31:
- a CDS encoding DUF6126 family protein: MSNSNMEEKFPRGLWVRLIIYIAVGHLFAAFIYLLFAVGAK, translated from the coding sequence ATGAGCAACAGCAACATGGAGGAGAAGTTCCCCCGCGGCCTGTGGGTCCGGCTGATCATCTACATCGCCGTGGGGCATCTGTTCGCGGCCTTCATCTACCTGCTGTTCGCGGTCGGGGCGAAGTAG
- a CDS encoding peptidoglycan DD-metalloendopeptidase family protein yields the protein MPAKGKHRRPKSQRFTRSIAVAGTGGAALALPLMGATGAHAAPAQSASQSVSEKAVQSLPNTAKKATEKKNSASEKAVHVYSVRSGDYLSKIAEEQHVSGGWHKLYADNRTAVGDDPSLIHPGLKLTIGKKAATNTPKSSTAKSSSAQGPSSTKERSSSSGKATTRSATRSATATTTATTGFQLPVSGAAVGTGYHVAGSMWSSGYHTGVDFVVPTGTSLKAVGAGTVVSAGWGGAYGNQVVIRLADGYYAQYAHLSQLSVSAGQSVSPGQQVGLSGATGNVTGPHLHFEIRTTPNYGSDVDPVAYLRSKGVAVG from the coding sequence ATGCCCGCGAAGGGTAAGCACCGCCGACCCAAGTCCCAGCGCTTCACCCGCTCCATCGCCGTCGCCGGAACCGGCGGCGCCGCGCTCGCCCTCCCGTTGATGGGTGCCACCGGCGCCCACGCGGCCCCCGCCCAGTCCGCTTCCCAGTCGGTTTCGGAAAAGGCCGTGCAGTCCCTTCCGAATACCGCGAAGAAGGCGACCGAAAAGAAGAACTCCGCCTCGGAAAAGGCGGTCCACGTCTATTCGGTGCGGTCCGGTGACTACCTTTCGAAGATCGCCGAGGAGCAGCACGTCAGCGGTGGCTGGCACAAGCTCTACGCCGACAACCGCACCGCCGTCGGCGACGACCCGTCGCTCATCCACCCCGGTCTGAAGCTCACGATCGGCAAGAAGGCCGCGACGAACACCCCCAAGTCCTCCACGGCCAAGTCCTCGTCCGCGCAGGGCCCGAGCTCGACGAAGGAGCGCTCGTCCTCCTCCGGTAAGGCCACCACCCGCAGCGCCACCCGCAGCGCCACCGCGACCACCACCGCCACCACCGGCTTCCAGCTCCCCGTCTCGGGCGCGGCCGTCGGCACCGGCTACCACGTGGCCGGCAGCATGTGGTCCAGCGGCTACCACACCGGCGTCGACTTCGTCGTCCCCACCGGCACCTCCCTCAAGGCCGTCGGCGCGGGCACGGTCGTCTCCGCCGGCTGGGGCGGCGCCTACGGCAACCAGGTCGTCATCAGGCTCGCCGACGGCTACTACGCCCAGTACGCGCACCTGTCGCAGCTCTCCGTCTCGGCCGGCCAGAGCGTGAGCCCGGGCCAGCAGGTCGGCCTGTCCGGCGCCACCGGCAACGTCACCGGCCCGCACCTGCACTTCGAGATCCGGACCACGCCGAACTACGGCTCCGACGTGGACCCGGTCGCCTACCTCCGCTCCAAGGGCGTCGCCGTCGGCTGA
- a CDS encoding aspartate aminotransferase family protein has translation MTKEFDLGALLSERGAERYELHGKYLNHQLPRMLHTIGFDKVYERAEGAHFWDADGNDYLDMLAGFGVMGLGRHHPVVRKALHDVLDASLADLTRFDCQPLPGLLAEKLLTYSPHLDRVFFGNSGTEAVETALKFARFATGKPRVLYCDHAFHGLTTGSLSVNGESGFRDGFAPLLPDTAVPLGDLDALARELNKGDVAALIVEPIQGKGVHEAPPGHLRAAQELLRKHKALLIADEVQTGLGRTGDFYAYQHEEGVEPDLVCVAKALSGGYVPVGATLGKDWIFKKVYSSMDRVLVHSASFGSNAQAMAAGLAVLSVMENEQIVANARATGEQLKSRLSALVDKYELLADVRGRGLMIGIEFGRPRSLKLRSRWTMLQAARKGLFAQMVVVPLLQRHRILTQVSGDHLEVIKLIPPLIIGERDVDRFVEAFTAVMDDAHSGGGLMWDFGKTLVKQAVANR, from the coding sequence ATGACCAAGGAGTTCGACCTCGGGGCGCTCCTGTCCGAGCGCGGAGCCGAACGCTACGAGCTGCACGGGAAGTACCTCAACCACCAGCTCCCGCGCATGCTGCACACGATCGGCTTCGACAAGGTCTACGAGCGCGCCGAGGGCGCCCACTTCTGGGACGCGGACGGCAACGACTACCTGGACATGCTGGCCGGGTTCGGGGTGATGGGCCTGGGCCGCCACCACCCGGTCGTCCGCAAGGCGCTCCACGACGTCCTCGACGCCTCCCTCGCCGACCTCACCCGCTTCGACTGTCAGCCGCTGCCCGGCCTGCTGGCCGAGAAGCTGCTGACGTACAGCCCGCACCTGGACCGGGTGTTCTTCGGCAACAGCGGGACGGAGGCCGTCGAGACGGCGCTGAAGTTCGCCCGGTTCGCCACCGGGAAGCCGCGCGTGCTCTACTGCGACCACGCCTTCCACGGCCTGACCACGGGCTCGCTGTCCGTCAACGGCGAGTCCGGTTTCCGGGACGGCTTCGCCCCGCTCCTGCCGGACACCGCCGTCCCGCTCGGCGATCTCGACGCCCTGGCACGGGAGTTGAACAAGGGCGACGTCGCCGCCCTGATCGTGGAGCCGATCCAGGGCAAGGGCGTGCACGAGGCTCCGCCCGGCCATCTGCGCGCCGCCCAGGAACTGCTGCGCAAGCACAAGGCGCTGCTCATCGCCGACGAGGTGCAGACGGGGCTCGGCCGCACCGGTGACTTCTACGCCTACCAGCACGAGGAGGGCGTGGAGCCCGACCTGGTGTGCGTGGCCAAGGCGCTGTCGGGCGGCTACGTCCCGGTCGGTGCCACCCTCGGCAAGGACTGGATCTTCAAGAAGGTCTACTCGTCGATGGACCGGGTGCTGGTCCACTCGGCGAGCTTCGGCTCCAACGCCCAGGCCATGGCGGCGGGGCTCGCCGTGCTGTCGGTCATGGAGAACGAGCAGATCGTCGCGAACGCCCGGGCGACGGGAGAGCAGCTGAAGTCCCGGCTCTCGGCTCTCGTCGACAAGTACGAGCTGCTCGCCGACGTCCGCGGCCGCGGCCTGATGATCGGCATCGAGTTCGGCAGGCCCCGGTCGCTGAAGCTGCGCAGCCGCTGGACGATGCTGCAGGCCGCGCGCAAGGGCCTGTTCGCGCAGATGGTCGTCGTACCGCTGCTGCAGCGGCACCGGATCCTCACCCAGGTCTCCGGCGACCACCTCGAAGTGATCAAGCTGATCCCGCCGTTGATCATCGGCGAGCGGGACGTGGACCGGTTCGTGGAGGCCTTCACCGCCGTGATGGACGACGCGCACAGCGGCGGCGGACTGATGTGGGACTTCGGCAAGACGCTCGTGAAGCAGGCGGTCGCCAACCGGTGA
- the dxs gene encoding 1-deoxy-D-xylulose-5-phosphate synthase: MTILENIRGPRDLKALSEAELRELSEEIREFLVHAVARTGGHLGPNLGVVELSIALHRVFESPVDRIVWDTGHQSYVHKILTGRKDFSKLRGKGGLSGYPSREESEHDIVENSHASTALGWADGLAKARQVQGEKGHVVAVIGDGALTGGMAWEALNNIAAAKDRPLIIVVNDNERSYAPTIGGLANHLATLRTTDSYEKVLAWGKDVLLRTPVVGNTIYESLHGAKKGFKDAFAPQGMFEDLGLKYVGPIDGHDIGAVESALRRAKRFHGPVLVHCLTEKGRGYEPALAHEEDHFHTVGVMDPLTCEPLTPSNSPSWTSVFGDEIVRIGEEREDVVAITAAMLHPVGLGKFAARFPDRVWDVGIAEQHAAVSAAGLATGGLHPVVAVYATFLNRAFDQLLMDVALHRCGVTFVLDRAGVTGVDGPSHNGMWDMSILQVVPGLRIAAPRDADQLRAQLREAVAVDDAPTLVRFPKESVGPEIPAIDRVGGLDVLHRGPGTPEVLMVAVGVMAPVCIQAAELLQARGISCTVVDPRWVKPVDPALPGLAAEHRLVAVVEDNSRSAGVGSAVALALGDAEVDVPVRRFGIPEQFLAHAKRGEVLADIGLTPVEVAGRISASLAVKEAEVTLAAEEQVNGTVKERAE, encoded by the coding sequence GTGACCATTCTGGAGAACATCCGGGGACCACGCGACCTTAAGGCGCTGTCCGAGGCGGAACTTCGCGAACTGTCAGAGGAGATCCGGGAGTTCCTGGTGCACGCGGTCGCCAGGACCGGCGGACACCTCGGGCCCAACCTGGGCGTGGTGGAACTGTCCATCGCGCTCCACCGGGTCTTCGAGTCACCGGTGGACCGCATCGTCTGGGACACCGGCCACCAGAGCTACGTCCACAAGATCCTCACCGGCCGCAAGGACTTCTCCAAGCTGCGCGGCAAGGGCGGCCTGTCCGGCTACCCCTCGCGCGAGGAGTCCGAGCACGACATCGTGGAGAACAGCCACGCCTCCACCGCCCTCGGCTGGGCCGACGGCCTCGCCAAGGCCCGCCAGGTGCAGGGCGAGAAGGGGCACGTCGTCGCGGTGATCGGCGACGGCGCGCTGACCGGCGGCATGGCCTGGGAGGCGCTGAACAACATCGCCGCCGCCAAGGACCGGCCGCTGATCATCGTCGTCAACGACAACGAGCGGTCGTACGCGCCGACCATCGGCGGGCTCGCCAACCACCTCGCCACCCTGCGCACCACCGACTCCTACGAGAAGGTGCTCGCCTGGGGCAAGGACGTCCTGCTGCGCACACCCGTCGTCGGCAACACCATCTACGAGTCCCTGCACGGCGCGAAGAAGGGCTTCAAGGACGCCTTCGCCCCGCAAGGCATGTTCGAGGACCTGGGCCTGAAGTACGTCGGCCCGATCGACGGACACGACATCGGGGCCGTCGAGTCGGCGCTGCGGCGTGCGAAACGTTTCCACGGCCCGGTCCTGGTCCACTGCCTCACCGAGAAGGGCCGCGGCTACGAGCCGGCCCTGGCCCACGAGGAGGACCACTTCCACACCGTCGGCGTGATGGACCCGCTCACCTGCGAGCCGCTCACGCCGTCCAACTCCCCTTCCTGGACCTCGGTGTTCGGCGACGAGATCGTCAGGATCGGGGAGGAGCGGGAGGACGTCGTCGCGATCACTGCGGCGATGCTGCACCCGGTGGGGCTCGGCAAGTTCGCCGCCAGGTTCCCGGACCGGGTGTGGGACGTCGGGATCGCCGAGCAGCACGCCGCGGTGAGCGCGGCGGGGCTCGCGACCGGCGGGCTGCACCCCGTCGTCGCCGTCTACGCCACCTTCCTCAACCGCGCCTTCGACCAGCTCCTGATGGACGTCGCCCTGCACCGCTGCGGGGTCACCTTCGTGCTGGACCGAGCCGGCGTGACGGGCGTCGACGGGCCCTCCCACAACGGCATGTGGGACATGTCGATCCTCCAGGTCGTGCCGGGGCTCAGGATCGCCGCGCCACGCGACGCCGACCAGCTGCGGGCGCAGTTGCGCGAGGCGGTCGCCGTGGACGACGCACCGACCCTGGTCCGCTTCCCGAAGGAGTCCGTCGGCCCCGAGATCCCGGCGATCGACCGGGTCGGCGGCCTCGACGTCCTGCACCGCGGCCCCGGCACGCCGGAGGTGCTGATGGTCGCCGTCGGGGTGATGGCTCCCGTCTGCATCCAGGCCGCCGAGCTGCTTCAGGCGCGCGGGATCTCCTGCACCGTGGTCGACCCCCGGTGGGTCAAGCCCGTCGACCCGGCGCTCCCGGGCCTCGCGGCGGAACACCGGCTGGTGGCCGTCGTCGAGGACAACAGCCGCTCGGCCGGTGTGGGATCGGCCGTGGCGCTGGCCCTCGGCGACGCCGAAGTCGACGTGCCCGTACGGCGGTTCGGTATCCCGGAGCAGTTCCTCGCGCACGCCAAGCGCGGCGAGGTGCTGGCCGACATCGGACTCACGCCGGTCGAGGTGGCCGGGCGGATCAGCGCGAGCCTGGCCGTCAAGGAGGCCGAGGTCACCCTGGCCGCCGAGGAACAGGTGAACGGCACCGTCAAGGAGAGGGCTGAATGA
- a CDS encoding alpha-galactosidase — MLEISDNGRTWLLTGPTSGYAIHLTEDDELLHLHWGPRIALADAEALAVRPLPDYRPFESPLDGREEYPVEGGPRFVRPALSVRSEERRGTEWRFEAYEAEGDHLRLRFRDGGLAITLHHRMRHDVVERWLTLDNEGPGALELLRADAATWTLPDRDGWRLSQLHGRWAAESRLTTSPLTYGEKVIGSRRGHTGHQHLPWVALDTDATEERGEVYGCALGWSGSWRIAVAQLPDARVQITGGAGYDDSGLLNLAAGESYTTPVFAGLWSDGGFGGASRAWHAYQRAYVVPDADQDRPVLFNSWEATEFDISEEQQGALARRAAAIGVELFVVDDGWFGKRTSDRAGLGDWTPNPDRFPKGLAPLADYVHALGMQFGIWVEPEMVNPDSDLYRAHPDWVQFQPGRRRTELRNQLVLNLAREDVQEYLWERLDALLSSAPIDYVKWDFNRCFTDAGWPGDAYPQRLWVDHVRALYALLDRLREAHPGVVFESCSGGGGRIDLGIMSRTDQVWTSDNTDPLDRLAIQHGFSQIHPARVMAAWVTDSPNTQLNGRVSSLRFRFVSAMAGVLGVGGDLTQWTEEELTEARDWVSLYKEIRPLVQHGELHRLRPPTGGLSAVQYARGDQSVVLAWLQAQSYGEPVPALRLRALDPTASYECLETGEVHRGAVLLHHGLRTGLRGDLDAAVLRLRRI, encoded by the coding sequence ATGCTGGAGATCTCCGACAACGGCCGTACCTGGCTCCTGACCGGGCCGACCAGCGGCTACGCGATCCATCTCACCGAGGACGACGAGCTCCTGCACCTGCACTGGGGCCCCCGGATCGCCCTCGCCGACGCCGAGGCCCTCGCGGTACGCCCGCTGCCGGACTACCGCCCCTTCGAGTCCCCGCTCGACGGCCGCGAGGAGTACCCGGTCGAGGGCGGCCCGCGGTTCGTGCGGCCGGCCCTGTCCGTGCGCTCCGAGGAGCGGCGCGGCACCGAGTGGCGCTTCGAGGCGTACGAGGCGGAGGGCGACCACCTCCGGCTGAGGTTCCGCGACGGCGGCCTCGCGATCACCCTGCACCACCGGATGCGGCACGACGTCGTCGAGCGCTGGCTGACCCTCGACAACGAGGGTCCGGGCGCCCTGGAGCTGCTGCGCGCGGACGCCGCGACCTGGACCCTCCCCGACCGCGACGGCTGGCGGCTGTCCCAGCTGCACGGCCGCTGGGCCGCGGAGTCCCGGCTCACGACTTCCCCGCTCACCTACGGCGAGAAGGTCATCGGCAGCCGCCGCGGGCACACCGGACACCAGCACCTGCCCTGGGTCGCCCTCGACACCGACGCCACCGAGGAGCGCGGCGAGGTCTACGGCTGCGCTCTCGGCTGGTCCGGCTCCTGGCGCATCGCGGTGGCCCAACTCCCCGACGCACGCGTGCAGATCACCGGCGGCGCCGGATACGACGACTCCGGACTGCTGAACCTGGCGGCGGGGGAGTCGTACACCACCCCCGTCTTCGCCGGGCTGTGGAGCGACGGCGGCTTCGGCGGGGCGAGCCGGGCCTGGCACGCCTACCAGCGCGCGTACGTCGTCCCCGACGCGGACCAGGACCGGCCCGTGCTGTTCAACTCCTGGGAGGCCACGGAGTTCGACATCTCCGAGGAACAGCAGGGGGCCCTCGCACGGCGGGCCGCGGCGATCGGCGTGGAGCTGTTCGTCGTCGACGACGGCTGGTTCGGCAAGCGCACCAGCGACCGGGCCGGGCTCGGCGACTGGACGCCCAACCCCGACCGCTTCCCCAAGGGTCTGGCGCCGCTCGCCGACTACGTGCACGCCCTCGGCATGCAGTTCGGCATCTGGGTCGAACCCGAGATGGTCAACCCGGACAGCGACCTGTACCGCGCCCACCCCGACTGGGTCCAGTTCCAGCCCGGACGCAGGCGGACGGAGCTGCGCAACCAGCTCGTGCTGAACCTGGCCCGCGAGGACGTCCAGGAGTACCTCTGGGAGCGGCTCGACGCACTCCTGTCCAGCGCCCCGATCGACTACGTGAAGTGGGACTTCAACCGCTGCTTCACGGACGCCGGCTGGCCCGGTGACGCCTACCCGCAGCGACTGTGGGTCGACCACGTCCGCGCCCTGTACGCCCTGCTGGACCGGCTGCGGGAGGCCCACCCCGGTGTCGTCTTCGAGTCCTGCTCGGGCGGCGGCGGGCGGATCGACCTCGGGATCATGAGCCGTACGGACCAGGTGTGGACCTCGGACAACACCGATCCCCTCGACCGGCTCGCCATCCAGCACGGCTTCAGCCAGATCCACCCCGCGCGCGTCATGGCCGCCTGGGTCACCGACAGCCCCAACACCCAGCTCAACGGGCGCGTCAGCTCGCTTCGCTTCCGGTTCGTCAGCGCCATGGCCGGAGTGCTCGGGGTGGGCGGGGACCTCACACAGTGGACCGAGGAGGAGCTGACCGAGGCCCGCGACTGGGTGAGCCTCTACAAGGAGATCCGGCCGCTCGTCCAGCACGGTGAGCTGCACCGCCTCCGGCCGCCGACGGGCGGGCTCAGCGCGGTGCAGTACGCGCGCGGGGACCAGAGCGTCGTCCTCGCCTGGTTGCAGGCGCAGAGCTACGGCGAGCCCGTGCCGGCCCTGCGGCTGCGTGCCCTCGACCCGACAGCGTCGTACGAATGCCTCGAAACGGGCGAAGTGCATCGAGGTGCCGTATTGCTCCATCACGGATTGCGTACCGGACTGCGGGGCGACCTTGATGCGGCAGTTCTCCGCCTGCGCCGCATCTGA
- a CDS encoding SGNH/GDSL hydrolase family protein, with translation MIGSYVAVGDSFTEGVGDPGPDGAFVGWADRFAVLLADRRPEGDFSYTNLAVRGKLLDQIVADQLPQAIELAPDLVSFCAGGNDIIRPGTDPDEVAERFERAVARLTQAAGTVMVTTGFDTRGVPVLKHLRGKIATYNGHVRAIADRYGCPVLDLWSLKSVQDRRAWDGDRLHLSPEGHTRVALRAGQVLGLEIPADPDQPWPPLPPRGTLEVRRDNVQWAREYLVPWIGRRLRGESSGDHVTAKGALSPEDIRTRIASVA, from the coding sequence GTGATCGGGTCGTACGTCGCGGTGGGGGACAGCTTCACCGAGGGCGTCGGCGACCCCGGTCCCGACGGGGCCTTCGTCGGATGGGCGGACCGCTTCGCGGTGCTCCTCGCCGACCGGCGTCCCGAGGGCGACTTCAGCTACACGAACCTCGCCGTGCGCGGCAAACTGCTCGACCAGATCGTGGCGGACCAGCTACCACAGGCCATCGAGCTGGCCCCGGACCTGGTCTCCTTCTGCGCGGGCGGCAACGACATCATCCGGCCGGGCACCGATCCCGACGAGGTGGCCGAGCGTTTCGAGCGGGCGGTCGCCCGCCTCACGCAGGCCGCCGGCACCGTCATGGTGACGACCGGATTCGACACCCGTGGAGTGCCCGTGCTGAAGCACCTGCGCGGCAAGATCGCCACCTACAACGGGCACGTACGGGCGATCGCCGACCGGTACGGCTGCCCCGTGCTCGACCTGTGGTCGCTGAAGTCGGTCCAGGACCGCAGGGCCTGGGACGGCGACCGGCTCCACCTCTCGCCCGAGGGCCACACGCGCGTGGCGCTGCGCGCCGGGCAGGTCCTCGGCCTGGAGATCCCGGCCGATCCCGACCAGCCCTGGCCGCCGCTGCCGCCGCGGGGCACGCTGGAGGTGCGGCGGGACAACGTGCAGTGGGCACGCGAGTACCTGGTGCCGTGGATAGGGCGCCGACTGCGCGGCGAGTCGTCCGGTGACCACGTCACGGCGAAGGGCGCGCTGTCACCCGAGGACATCAGGACACGGATCGCCTCCGTCGCCTGA
- the ispG gene encoding flavodoxin-dependent (E)-4-hydroxy-3-methylbut-2-enyl-diphosphate synthase encodes MTAVSLGVPEVPARPIAERRVSRQIHVGPVAVGGGAPVSVQSMTTTRTSDIGATLQQIAELTASGCQIVRVACPTQDDADALATIARKSQIPVIADIHFQPKYVFAAIEAGCAAVRVNPGNIKKFDDQVKEIAKAARDHGTPIRIGVNAGSLDKRLLQKYGRATPEALVESALWEASLFEEHDFRDIKISVKHNDPVVMVNAYRLLAERCDYPLHLGVTEAGPAFQGTIKSAVAFGALLSQGIGDTIRVSLSAPPAEEVKVGIQILESLGLRQRRLEIVSCPSCGRAQVDVYKLADEVTAGLEGMEVPLRVAVMGCVVNGPGEAREADLGVASGNGKGQIFVKGEVIKTVPESKIVETLIEEAMKIAEQMEQDGVASGEPAVTVS; translated from the coding sequence ATGACCGCCGTTTCCCTCGGTGTCCCCGAGGTACCGGCCCGGCCGATCGCCGAGCGGCGCGTGTCGCGGCAGATCCATGTGGGGCCGGTGGCGGTCGGGGGCGGGGCACCGGTGTCGGTGCAGTCGATGACGACGACCCGTACGTCCGACATCGGCGCCACCCTGCAGCAGATCGCGGAACTCACCGCGTCCGGCTGCCAGATCGTCCGCGTCGCCTGTCCCACACAGGACGACGCGGACGCGCTGGCCACCATCGCGCGCAAGTCGCAGATCCCGGTGATCGCGGACATCCACTTCCAGCCGAAGTACGTGTTCGCGGCCATCGAGGCCGGCTGCGCCGCGGTGCGGGTGAACCCGGGCAACATCAAGAAGTTCGACGACCAGGTGAAGGAGATCGCCAAAGCGGCCCGGGACCACGGCACGCCGATCCGGATCGGGGTCAACGCCGGGTCGCTGGACAAGCGGCTGCTGCAGAAGTACGGCCGGGCGACGCCGGAGGCGTTGGTCGAGTCCGCGCTGTGGGAGGCGTCCCTCTTCGAGGAGCACGACTTCCGGGACATCAAGATCTCGGTCAAGCACAACGACCCCGTGGTGATGGTCAACGCCTACCGGCTACTGGCCGAGCGGTGCGACTACCCGCTGCACCTCGGGGTCACCGAGGCCGGTCCCGCCTTCCAGGGCACGATCAAGTCGGCCGTCGCCTTCGGAGCGCTGCTCTCGCAGGGCATCGGCGACACGATCCGGGTCTCGCTGAGCGCCCCGCCCGCCGAGGAGGTGAAGGTCGGCATCCAGATCCTGGAGTCGCTGGGGCTCCGGCAGCGGCGCCTGGAGATCGTCTCCTGCCCCTCCTGCGGCCGGGCGCAGGTCGACGTCTACAAGCTCGCCGACGAAGTCACGGCCGGCCTGGAGGGGATGGAGGTCCCGTTGCGGGTAGCCGTGATGGGTTGTGTGGTCAACGGCCCCGGTGAGGCGCGGGAGGCGGACCTGGGGGTCGCCTCCGGCAACGGCAAGGGGCAGATCTTCGTCAAGGGCGAGGTCATCAAGACCGTACCCGAGTCCAAGATCGTGGAGACCCTCATCGAGGAGGCGATGAAGATCGCCGAACAGATGGAACAGGACGGCGTCGCGTCGGGGGAGCCGGCCGTCACCGTGAGTTGA
- a CDS encoding tyrosine-protein phosphatase → MTQQIPSTEPELARVRNFRDVGGLPTVDGRRVRHGVLFRSGHLAHATEEDAAFLSSLGLHTIFDFRNAADQQLEGPDVELPGVRNVNLPLSDPADGAGFWKMVRDGEIEQLREVLGDGKAAGRMITSYRTIIRERTAEHTRVLRSLAEDSVPALMHCAAGKDRAGLSIAVTLLALGVEREAIVADYLESNAKHRRYKVHRSSSSSAGYSPEVMELLSPLFEARAEYLAAAFETIEETWGGVEAYLEQGLGVTPEIRERLRGRLLD, encoded by the coding sequence GTGACGCAGCAGATCCCGTCGACCGAGCCGGAGCTGGCCCGGGTGCGCAACTTCCGCGACGTGGGCGGGCTGCCGACGGTGGACGGGCGGCGGGTGCGCCACGGGGTGCTGTTCCGCAGCGGGCACCTGGCGCACGCGACCGAGGAGGACGCCGCGTTCCTCTCCTCGCTGGGGCTGCACACGATCTTCGACTTCCGCAACGCCGCGGACCAGCAGCTGGAGGGGCCGGACGTCGAGCTGCCGGGCGTGCGCAATGTGAACCTGCCGCTGTCCGACCCGGCGGACGGCGCGGGCTTCTGGAAGATGGTGCGGGACGGCGAGATCGAGCAGCTGCGCGAGGTCCTCGGTGACGGCAAGGCCGCGGGCCGCATGATCACCTCGTACCGCACGATCATCAGGGAACGCACCGCCGAGCACACGCGTGTGCTGCGCTCGCTCGCCGAGGACAGCGTGCCGGCGCTGATGCACTGTGCGGCGGGCAAGGACCGCGCGGGCCTGTCCATAGCCGTCACCCTGCTCGCCCTGGGCGTCGAGCGGGAGGCCATCGTCGCGGACTACCTGGAGTCCAACGCCAAGCACCGCCGTTACAAGGTGCACCGCAGCAGCAGTTCCTCCGCCGGCTACTCCCCCGAGGTCATGGAGCTGCTCAGCCCCCTGTTCGAGGCACGCGCCGAGTATCTGGCGGCGGCCTTCGAGACCATCGAGGAGACATGGGGCGGGGTCGAGGCGTACCTGGAGCAGGGGCTCGGGGTCACACCGGAGATTCGTGAGCGGCTGCGCGGGCGGCTGCTCGACTGA
- a CDS encoding TetR/AcrR family transcriptional regulator yields MARVRLSVAERREELLRAAIQQIEARGVAAVRIADVASALGVSNALVLYHFSTKEKLVAAAFTFAAEDDLAHLRKLLGRRTTALRRLRAAVRWYAPTGQAKGWRLWIEGWAAALREPALREVARDLDKRWKAAIAEVIAEGVAADEFHCPDPFGTALRLTALLDGLAVQLTSYAGAVSRARAQEWVDEALARELGLDRTALTASQT; encoded by the coding sequence GTGGCGAGAGTGCGGTTGAGCGTGGCCGAGCGGCGTGAGGAACTGCTGCGGGCGGCCATCCAGCAGATCGAGGCGCGGGGCGTGGCGGCGGTCAGGATCGCCGACGTGGCGTCGGCCCTCGGCGTCAGCAACGCCCTGGTGCTGTACCACTTCTCGACGAAGGAGAAGCTGGTCGCCGCCGCGTTCACCTTTGCCGCCGAGGACGACCTGGCCCATCTGCGCAAGCTGCTCGGCCGTCGCACCACGGCGCTACGGCGACTGCGCGCCGCCGTGCGCTGGTACGCGCCGACCGGCCAGGCCAAGGGCTGGCGGCTGTGGATCGAGGGCTGGGCGGCGGCGCTGCGCGAGCCCGCGTTGCGGGAGGTGGCGCGGGACCTCGACAAGCGGTGGAAGGCGGCGATCGCCGAGGTCATCGCGGAGGGCGTGGCCGCGGACGAGTTCCACTGCCCCGACCCCTTCGGCACGGCCCTGCGCCTGACGGCCCTGCTGGACGGCCTGGCGGTCCAGCTCACCTCGTACGCCGGCGCGGTCTCGCGGGCCCGGGCCCAGGAGTGGGTGGACGAGGCACTGGCGCGCGAACTGGGTCTGGACCGGACGGCGTTGACCGCTTCGCAGACGTGA
- a CDS encoding helix-turn-helix domain-containing protein, which produces MSSPEAESEPFPGPDLPAVAPQLRALRRRASLTLEAAARAAGLSPAHLSRLETGQRQPSLPMLLALARIYGTTVSELLGERVADRDAVVRGADMEPTPAGGWTYWQAGSPGRGMQALRVHVPHGSQGDIVRVHPGEEWLYVLSGRLRLRLGDTTHRLAPGDSAHFDSLTPHRIAAQDPDGVELLFVHTLLQSPTATLCLGPTDGEMP; this is translated from the coding sequence ATGAGCTCCCCGGAAGCCGAGTCCGAGCCGTTCCCCGGACCGGACCTGCCCGCCGTCGCGCCCCAGCTGCGGGCCCTGCGCCGACGTGCCTCCCTCACCCTGGAGGCCGCGGCGCGCGCCGCCGGGCTCTCGCCGGCCCATCTGTCCCGGCTGGAGACCGGGCAGCGCCAGCCCTCGCTGCCGATGCTGCTCGCGCTCGCCCGTATCTACGGTACGACCGTCTCGGAACTGCTCGGCGAGCGGGTCGCCGACCGGGACGCCGTCGTACGCGGCGCCGACATGGAGCCGACGCCGGCGGGCGGCTGGACCTACTGGCAGGCCGGGTCGCCCGGCCGTGGCATGCAGGCCCTGCGCGTGCACGTGCCGCACGGCTCGCAGGGCGACATCGTGCGCGTGCATCCCGGCGAGGAATGGCTGTACGTCCTCAGCGGCCGGCTGCGGCTGCGCCTCGGTGACACCACGCACCGGCTCGCCCCCGGCGACAGCGCGCACTTCGACTCGCTCACCCCGCACCGCATCGCCGCGCAGGACCCCGACGGTGTCGAGCTCCTGTTCGTCCACACCCTGCTGCAGAGCCCGACGGCCACCCTGTGCCTCGGCCCCACCGATGGAGAGATGCCATGA